From a single Pararge aegeria chromosome 16, ilParAegt1.1, whole genome shotgun sequence genomic region:
- the LOC120630460 gene encoding uncharacterized protein LOC120630460 codes for MPGSESFHVKCELPSDEDESNSQFANSFSHQLSSDYVPVKLEPNSQIDDNASTNLLHHFQCVEGTLEELAPAPAGPAATPVCEQLPSTHDASFATLEPASYAAVVGSSLIDRHIKMMSANEVADSADFVPLMSIKDEPTSEGEQQHFSGDDNSDSNGALHESASRSSPKSWTQQDMEKALEALRKHNMSLTKASATYGIPSTTLWQRAHRLGIDTPKKEGASKSWSEADLRGALHALRAGAISANKASKAYGIPSSTLYKIARREGIRLAAPFNAAPTSWRRADLERALQAIRCGAASVQRAATQFGIPTGTLYGRCKREGIELSRSNPTPWSEDAMGEALEAVRVGQMSINQAAIHYNLPYSSLYGRFKRCKYPPVQNQPVQQDIPTHSDTENQPQDPYYQQMSHAMLADELQSPYVHDVDTSHIQYAQYYAQCNVSS; via the exons ATGCCAGGATCAGAAAGCTTTCATGTGAAATGCGAACTGCCTTCCGACGAAGACGAAAGTAATTCACAATTCGCGAATTCGTTTAGTCATCAG CTCTCCTCAGACTACGTGCCTGTTAAATTGGAACCGAACTCACAAATAGATGACAATGCATCAACGAATCTTTTGCATCATTTTCag TGTGTGGAAGGCACGCTGGAAGAGCTAGCACCGGCGCCGGCGGGGCCCGCCGCCACGCCGGTCTGCGAACAGCTCCCATCCACACACGACGCGTCGTTTGCGACCCTCGAGCCTGCCTCGTACGCAGCAGTTGTG GGTTCATCACTGATCGACAGACACATAAAAATGATGAGTGCCAACGAAGTAGCCGATTCCGCTGACTTTGTGCCTCTAATGTCCATCAAAGATGAACCCACGTCTGAAGGAG AGCAGCAACACTTCAGTGGTGACGACAACAGTGACTCAAACGGTGCATTGCATGAGTCTGCAAGCCGAAGCAGTCCTAAAAGTTGGACGCAGCAGGATATGGAAAAAGCTTTGGAGGCCTTAAGAAAACACAACATGAGTTTAACAAAA GCTTCGGCAACCTACGGTATACCATCAACAACCCTCTGGCAAAGGGCACACCGGTTAGGTATCGACACTCCTAAAAAAGAAGGCGCTTCGAAGTCCTGGAGCGAAGCAGACCTCCGGGGTGCGTTGCACGCCCTAAGAGCTGGTGCTATTTCTGCCAACAAAGCCAGTAAAGCATATG GTATACCCAGCAGCACCCTGTACAAGATAGCTCGCCGCGAAGGTATACGGCTCGCAGCTCCCTTCAACGCAGCGCCTACGTCGTGGAGAAGAGCTGACCTGGAGAGAGCTCTTCAAGCCATACGATGCGGTGCGGCCTCTGTGCAACGAGCAGCGACTCAGTTCGGAATACCCACCG GTACTTTGTACGGGCGTTGTAAGCGGGAAGGAATTGAGCTATCTCGCTCCAACCCAACACCGTGGTCTGAAGACGCTATGGGAGAGGCATTAGAAGCTGTCAG AGTCGGACAGATGTCCATAAACCAAGCAGCGATTCATTACAATCTGCCTTACTCGTCGCTGTATGGTCGCTTCAAGCGCTGCAAATATCCACCTGTGCAG AACCAACCAGTACAACAAGACATACCAACACACTCCGACACGGAAAACCAACCTCAAGATCCGTACTACCAGCAGATGTCCCACGCCATGCTCGCGGATGAGCTCCAGAGCCCGTACGTACACGATGTGGACACGTCGCACATACAGTACGCGCAGTACTACGCGCAGTGCAACGTGTCCAGCTGA